The Monomorium pharaonis isolate MP-MQ-018 unplaced genomic scaffold, ASM1337386v2 scaffold_172, whole genome shotgun sequence nucleotide sequence ATTGCTACAGTTTGTGTATAGAAAACGGTGTCCAGAAGAGGttcgagagagaaacagactttttagtacttctttctctaaagTTACCGGAAATAACTATCGCGCATGTAGcacacatgcatacatatgtatatacatatatatacacacacacataagtTAAAACACGTGACCAAAACGTATCCAATCATTggatttcaatgtataatatgtacaagcATGCGCGAAACATATTTCCGGACTCTTTAGAGAGAAGTATGGACACGGTTTCGACGCTTGGTATTGCCAGGccatatctataaggtctatggGGGTACACAAACGGCATCGCGAGGTACGGGGAGCGGGGAGCAGGCCTGCCAGATTTCCAGATTTGGTACCAGCATATACTAGAAAAAGTTGAGAGCTGACACAGTCATGTTTTAGGTGCCCTTCAGCGCCCTCATGACATCAACGACATGGACATGTACTACGTAACCAATTCACATTAGGATCAAGGAGTAACACATATGTGTAGAATGTTGGTTCCATTTcgtaaagagtaaaaaaattaatttatttatttattaaaacagatataacaatttaatcttCTATTTTCGCATAAAtcgtaaatctttttaaattaacagataATTTTTTGAGGAAAAGATGTACACATTGGCCAAGAGTGGATTTCTATCAtttatactttctttcttttttttatttctttatttaataaatgtttggaAATTGTGCATTTAGTCGTTTACGAGTCGTTATCATTGGTCTAGTTTCCACCGATGCATTAATTCGCTCCTAGTACGGCGTAGAACCAGATGTAAATCGATGGAAACGTGACTGACTGCGCTCATTTCACTCTCGATTCGATCTACACGCTTTGTGGGAGTGATAGCGAATTGACACCAAATTTATTTGGTGGAAACGGTTGAAACAGGATCGAAGTAAATAGTGCCAACCTTTACTTTTTAGTATAATAGTTACCATTTATTAggttatattttctcaaaaagaaATCTAACCTTAGTAAtcgaaatggaaaataaacgagatataattttcgtttttttgacACTTTAATGTATGTAGGCTATTCAAAGGTTATGTTTGTTAATATTCAACAAGCTAAGTTAAGTTGGTTCTActgaaatatcaatttttctcaCTTCTACTTGACTTCCAGTGGAAACCGACATTAAATTCGATTCGCACCGGAACAAGATCGGATTGAAGACTACGGTGGAAACTAGACCATTGACATTCTGCAACGTGTTGTACATACATAGTAGATGACACATTCCGATCGGTTATTCAGTCATGTACaacatgtacattatatagggtgcgttccgaaatctactgccagtactgacagtactgTTTTTTCGTTCCGAAATCGTTTTCAGCGTGCTGTCAGCAACTGTAAATTACTAtctattctacaaaaatagacCCTAGGGAATTACTGACTTCCGGctaattttacacattgtcCGGAGGTAGTGCAAATTCAGTAAAGCATATGGCCGCCGTCCGCCGTACattaatgtgtataattaaaattgacgagattgttaaaaaattaattgtaacaatgGAAACTGTTCGATACGAACTTATTGATGGCGACAATAACATTTATGAAGTGTTTCTGAAAATCACGCGATGATTATAtcacacaatattttgttcaataatgaaataatagagaaattctatttttttattataattcctACCTAAAATGTGCTTTGAATCCTTCATCCGAAAGTAAagcaataacattttcaatataattttttatgcgtggCCTTAATTCCAATGGTCTACGCTTAGTAATCATGTTTAAGACATTTAGAATTTCTTCCTCATCGTCTGATGAACTGTCACTGTCACTATTAATAACATTCACAATACCTTGCactgcaattataattgcattgaCATTTGCCATAATTAGATTGTATAAAGTTAGGTTTTTATGATGGCATCAACAGTTGCTGGTTTGACTGTAAACGCATTCCGTTTTTTAGTGTTGCCAGTATTCACTGGCGTTTCGGAACAGCTCAAACCCAGTAACTTCAGTAGcagtactgtcagtactgtCAGTAGATTTCGGAACGCACCCATACTGGTACGCCTAGGGAATCAAGGTTAGCAGTCTTGTATATTATGGGTGCGTTCCGAAATCTACTGacagtactgacagtactgCTACTGAAGTTACTGGGTTTGAGCTGTTCCGAAACGCCAGTGAATACTGGCAACACTAAAAAACGGAATGCGTTTACAGTCAAACCAGCAACTGTTGATGCCATCATAAAAACCTAACTTTATACAATCTAATTATGGCAAATGtcaatgcaattataattgcagtGCAAGGTATTGTGAATGTTATTAATAGTGACAGTGACAGTTCATCAGACGATGAGGAAGAAATTCTAAATGTCTTAAACATGATTACTAAGCGTAGACCATTGGAATTAAGGccacgcataaaaaattatattgaaaatgttattgctTTACTTTCGGATGAAGGATTCAAAGCACATTTTAGGTaggaattataataaaaaaatagaatttctctattatttcattattgaacaaaatattgtgtgaTATAATCATCGCGTGATTTTCAGAAACACTTCATAAATGTTATTGTCGCCATCAATAAGTTCGTATCGAACAGTTTCcattgttacaattaattttttaacaatctcgtcaattttaattatacacattaatGTACGGCGGACGGCGGCCATATGCTTTACTGAATTTGCACTACCTCCGgacaatgtgtaaaattagCCGGAAGTCAGTAATTCCCTAGGgtctatttttgtagaatagaTAGTAATTTACAGTTGCTGACAGCACGCTGAAAACGATTTCGGAACGAAAAAAcagtactgtcagtactggcagtagaTTTCGGAACGCACCCTATAGAAGTCTGTgattacaccgagcacttgatacgcgtatcaaatagtaaataactagtgaatgtgtttaatcattggctgatcagcttaaattcactacttgatacgcgtaccaagtgctcggtgtaaactagtagattgtcgcataaagtttggtgcttccaaagattattgacatatatatatacaaaacatacctaatttttcccgctagttagaagaaaaatggcggacgtgagaatactcacttttatagtgcCTTAAGATCCTCACACATAAATTGACAtaaccgtaacagtaaggtttcgaccaatcacgtacttgaattAGTCGATTACGGCAGGTTACGGTTATGGTCGCCCAATCCGacgcgtcaaaaccttacgttATGGTAATTGGCCTGTGGCtcaattcttgaattcattcgcaagaaaacgtatgcgcaaatacccgctctaacagaaaagttgcaagtttattggttgaaagccatacgatagccaataaattttcaacttttctgtaagaacagaatttgcgaatacgtttctcttgcgaatgaattcaagaatcggggcccaggggcccgattcttgaagtcattcgcaagagaaacgtatacgcaaatactcgctctaacagaaaattgtaagtttattggttaatagccatacgatagccaataaatttctaacttttctgtaagaacagaatttgcgaatacgtttctcttgcaaatgaattcaagaatagagcccctgttctttttcgctgcactgctgcactagtgcaataagttaaagtgagaaaaaatatatttgttttactctaacctgttgcaccagtgcagcagtgcagcgaaaaagaacaagtcCTGTGTCACCACAATTCATGTGtgaaggccctcacacatgaattgacataactaTAACGTAAGGTTTTGACCGTAGAGATACATAATATAGAGTCAACCTTCTGTGAGCGGAGCTGTCCGCGTCTTCTATGGGATAAAATGATATGTAGTAAGGTATTGTCTTCGTCACTCAGCTagtggcctagtttacatcgtgcatttgatacgcgtatcaagtagtgaatttaagctgatcagccaatgattaaacacattcactagttatttactatttgatacgcgtatcaaatgcacgatgtaaactaggccagtCTGGTGGGAGATTCAGAGGCGCGCTCCCCGCCAGGCCTGCCAGATTTCCAGATCTGGTACCACGTTTTGGCCGTGGAGGGGGTAACTTATACCACAAGAGGTTGTGAGAGTTGACACAGCCAGGTTTTAGATGTTCTTCAGCGCCCTCATGATATTAACGACGTGGACATGTACTACGTAACCAATGTTCACGTTAGGGCCAAggaggccggtattcatagtcggatcttatatttaagatcatcttaagtactgtcttaagaggccatcaaccaatcacagagccgtattagcatcttaagatattgcttgagacgatctttaaataagattcgactatgaatactagCCGGAGTAACGCGTATCTGTATAATGTTGGTCCCGTTCCGTGCTATTGTGCACGAAATGTCCTTGCGATAACACAAAGTTATCATGCAAAATAATCTCGAAGATCCATGATCGGATCGATCCTTGCACGCTTTTATTATCACTTTGttcgattttattattgtctcgCTCGTTAACATAATTACGTTATAAGACcggcatatttttaaaatagaaatcatattttatatttttttgtacattaaatgtgtgtgtgtgtgtgtgtttgtgtgtgcgcgcgcgcgcgcgcgcgcgtgcgtgcgtgcgtatattaatatcacaattacattaatatataatctaaaacaaattattcataaataattctgTGATACAATACAAATAgtgatttaatacaaatagaaaagtgacaattttttaaattaactcttACTGATTGTTATtactttgtaaataaaatgttgtaaaattgtattcaGTCTATTAGTTATATTCTTGTTGTGCTCTCTATTAGAATTAGGAATATAtacagtattaaaataaaataatatatatatatatatattgacgaTTATTTAACAACACGTTGCAGAATGTCAATGATAACGACTCGTAAACGACTAAATGCACAATTtccaaacatttattaaataaagaaataaagaaaagaaagaaagtataaaTGATAGAAATCCACTCTTGGCCAATGTGTACATCTTTTCCTCAAAAAATtatctgttaatttaaaaagatttacgaTTTATGCGAAAatagaagattaaattatgttatatctgttttaataaataaataaattaatttttttactctttacgAAATGGAACCAACATTCTACACATATGTGTTACTCCTTGATCCTAATGTGAATTGGTTACGTAGTACATGTCCATGTCGTTGATGTCATGAGGGCGCTGAAGGGCACCTAAAACATGACTGTGTCAGCTCTCAACTTTTTCTAGTATATGCTGGTACCAAATCTGGAAATCTGGCAGGCTattacgcgtaccaagtgatacaaatggcttagtttacatcgtgcatttgatacgcgtatcaagtagtgaatttaagctgatcagccaatgattaaacacattcactagttatttactatttgatacgcgtatcaaatgcacgatgtaaactaggccaatgtcgatgtaaacgcataaaacgcattttagagagaatttagcaattgagcataacctcagtgctaaaatctaaaaaccggtgtgaacatgtcttagtaggagacatcaatatgaattaaatttgtattatatttttcacagtacatgcttagtacattcaatgtaaacgcgcccgtactaaggttttgatgcgcaccaaacttaatacgcgtactaaggttttgacgatgtaaactaagccatagTCAAAGCCCTTAACCTTTTCTGCCATATGGTTGGTACCAAAGCTTCAGATTTGACGGCAATACAGCATTGCTCAGTTGCACAAAAATTTGATGCTAGTTGATCGACATGACTGCTTCCATCCTgatcttaatttaaagaagcgtcaattttaatataagatttatactGTGTCCATATAAGAAACGCAATTGAATTTTACCAATGTTGATACTGAAATAGCTGAGTAATTTCCAGTCTAGTTGAGAAAATTAAGGGATTGTAGAAACCCAggatagtttataaaaaaaaagtattaaacaataattaaaaaataatttgcaaagaaataataaataattttggtaTATAACTTTACGTAACTAATTTTACACATAAGTTTTAAACACATGCAAAGTAGAATTTAAGTTATGCGAAAAAATGAGTTTCAAAGcaactaaagaaattatagaagatggagatattgttattttatatttaaatccaaacaaTATGTATTCTCTGGAAGTAAAAGcgaaaatttgtaataaaagaggCCAAATCATAGACAATGTGTTCAATACCACTTATGGTGCATTGAAAGTTATCTCTCTCATCGGGCAAAAGTATGGTTCAAAAGTAGAGTTAACTCGAGGCTGGGCATATGTGTTACAGCCAACACCAGAGCTCTGGACGCTCATGTTGCCTCACAGAactcaaattatttatagtccAGACATAAGTCTTATTATACACTTAATGGAACTTAGACCAGGAAGTATAGTTGTCGAAACAGGTacattatattacttattaaaagaaatagctttattttcataattttgtgttttagGTACTGGTAGTGGCTCTTTATCTCACTCATTAATACGAGCGATACGTCCAAGTGGTCATTTGTACACCTTTGATTTTCATGAACAGCGCATATCTATTGCTAGTGCAGAATTTAGAAAACATGGTTTGAGTGACTTTGTAACTTTGAAGAAAAACGACGTTTGTTTAGAAGGATTTGGAGAAGAGTTGAACCACAAAGTTGATTCAGTATTTCTGGATCTTCCACATCCATGGTTAGCTATAGATCATGCCATTgttgttttaaagaaaacaggtaaaaattttttaggacaaacgtttttaataatgctttgttaaaattactaacaatataaaaagatacagagataactaaaaaattctttagcATATTTGGAGAAACTATCTTGAAATCtaagaagtttattttaaaatctgcataaaaataagtaattgaaaataacattaacTCTAGAACAGTAtacctatatttttttacttcaaatGTTTTACTAGGTTAAAAATGTACCCCATTTGTTCCCAAACGTACTGCATTAAATAGATGAACTGAAATCAATATTGTGCTACATGAATTTCATCTTTTTATGACAAAGACGATGGTGTAATCCccaatagtattaattatcatttaatacATGAAACATTAACTTAAACAAAATaaggtttgaaaaaattgcaaaaatgacttttttaaaatttgttgtatttttgacaattttaaacgaatttaaaaaaaccgaacacttttaaaaaggtaaaaagatAGATCTAGAACCGGGATAAAATGGATTTTAGGTAtcgtttaaaaagtataattattttgacaaataaaagttggaaaaagcggtagtaaaaaaaaatgaatagatacaataaatttttttattttgctataaaactaataaaaatgtttttttttttaaatatcgaatatattattaaagtaaaaaaaattattaaaatattttcatgacTTCAAGCGACACTCACCAAGTCGCCACACTGTATTGTTTTGTGATTTTCATACACAGAAATGTTGTACCAATCTTTCTACAGGGAGTACCCATCTGAACGAAATGTAAACATATAAGGTTTAAGCGaagattttttgtaaaagtaattgtaatatCGGCATCGGCTGATAGATCTCGCGACGTCGGTATCGGTTATAGATCTCGCGGCATTAGCCACAGATCTTACGGCTTCTTTAATCGATGACAATATAAAGACGCGAAGCCACCTCAAACAATCGCGGTCGACAACAATTTGCCTTTTGAAGAAATacaaatacgaaaaaaatactattttatgcaccgaaaaaattttattgcaaaaattattgtagtaAATAGTGAGCGTGGACCAAGTAAGaaattatggaaatttttactgtttttattaaattactatagTATTTAccatttatgatataattcttctgaaattttttcttatggtCCATGACTGCTATCATacagagtaatttttactagaaaattttttccagtATCCAAACAAAACATACACAAatgttaggttaggttaggttaggttaggtggGGTATATTTATACCCCatttttactctttatatTCCTACTGCTCGGAAGTTAATAACGTTTCGATGCCAGCTAGTGTCTTTCACGATTCTTAAgactttaaattgaattatggTCGGTGCCTCAAGTCGATCCATTCATTTGCTAAATTAGGAGATGAAATCAAATTCGTGttgtacaaaattatcttGGTAAGCCATTCTAGGGTTAATACACaaacatgtaaatataatggGTGCTTTCTAGCTATTAAACATTGCGCCGTGAGCATtatttcatccttgttgttcaTCATGATTAAACAAGGACAAATGATGTTTACAAGCGCTGTAAGCGCCAAAGGAAACGCAGCCTATATGTCGAGTTGTAGATGGCACGCTGTCTAGAGAGCAGAGAAGTAATTACCAAAAGATTTGTGGtgtaagttaatatttaaaatttttttttataaattgagcattttctaataagtcttaataaataagagaTACAGTGCTTcacaaagaattattttttttgtttaacatttggTTAAGGGGGTCCCTATAAATGGCCAAAAAAGCAATGttttaggaatttttttaaaataaaatacaccaAATTTTGAAACTATACAGGTATTATTActtgacatttattttgtataaaaattttttgttgtaaaataattgatatatatatctttagaatccttttttatttgtttaaaacggCGTGCAGCTTAGCGTCCCACAAAGTGGTctgaatcaaataaataagtttttttaatttacatagtttctagataaatgtaaaagttaaaaaaatttaattttacatctttttttaaataaataaggcGAAATTTTCagcaaaaattgaaacaaatttttttaatgtcgctattttgttaatattcatttgttaaaattttctttagatttatctAGAAACTATGGTCatgtagttaaaaaaaacttgtttatTTGATTCAGACCGCTTTGCGGGACGTTAGACTGCACGCCTTTTtgagcaaataaaaaagattctatagtatatattaatatatattatatatatatatatatatatatatatatatatgtatatatgtatacaggaTGTCCcagaatgaataatttttattttacagagtgaaagagaataaaattttaaactaaaagttcctttaaaaattttggcttagactattatttactgaattattaataaataaagttgatcAATCAGACGGCGCACGGCCGGCATATGCAGCAGTGTAGCGTGCCATGTGACTCCATGGGCTCTCCACGCGCTTATTACAATTTCCcttacttaaaactttatttttattttttatattaatgaataattaaataaatttaaattaataaataaataaagaagtaaataactaacaataagtaaactaataagtaaataaataaaaataaataaaattagaaattatttcaatttcttattattttttatttttagttgttaattatttatttgtgtactcgtatttaattacttaaaatatttatttgattcaattaCTTAATTCTCATAGTTGACTTAGCAgcgatagacaaaattaactacggagagtgtgttatacaaaggtataaaaaaaattgttgataaaaagtgttaaaataaattgttagtgaacaatttttttaaacaattttttaaagaattatttcaacatgtgtttttttaattattagagtGATTTCTTTTGTAGCAAAGGAGCtatcaatttttacttaaaaacagtttttaaaaaaatgtttaaacaatttcttaaataatttcttaatatcgaCATGCATCATGCGTTCCTTATGCAATTTTTGCCGTAGAACTCggtgttattattttaaatttaattaataaaaatagttcgTATtctaccattttttatttttttcttattatttgaaaacattttttaaagagaaaaggaaggagtaaaaaaaattaaaattttttttatttaaaagtaaacatttttacgtaaattgcGGCTAAGATTTGTTTCACGTTTAGGTTTTTGTGGCCCTAAAACATATgctgaaataattctttacaaaattgtttaaacaaattgtttattaacaatttattttaatatttttatcaacaattttttgatacctttgtataacacactctctgtagttaattttgtctaCCGCTGCTAAGTCAATTATGAGAATTAAGtaattgaatcaaataaatattttcaataattaaataaatacaagtacacaaataaataattaacaactaaaaataaaaaataataaattgaaataatttctaattttatttattcttatttatttacttatcagtttacttagttatttatttctctatttatttattaatttaaatttatttatttatttaattattcattaatataaaaaataaaaataaagttttaagcaAGGGAATGTGTAACAAGCGTGTGGAGAGCCCGTGAAGCCACATGGCACGCTACGCTGCTGCATATGCCGGCCGCGCGCCATCTGATTgatcaactttatttattaataattcagtaaataaTAGCGTAagccaaaatttttaaaggaatttttagtttaaaattttattctctttcactctgtaaaataaaaattattcattctgggacaccctgtatatatatatgtatatatatcgattattttataacaaaaaaatttttttatacaatataaatgtcGAATATTAATACTGTTATTAATACTTGTTGTATCCCTTGTCTCGGGATACAGTGCGGGACCGCTGCCGATGACTCCTCGGGATCAGGTTTCCAAAAGATAACGCCGAGAGttgatattaaaagatatatatatttgttcttcctttacaattttgttagcGAACCCGAAAGGTGA carries:
- the LOC118648095 gene encoding tRNA (adenine(58)-N(1))-methyltransferase catalytic subunit TRMT61A-like, encoding MSFKATKEIIEDGDIVILYLNPNNMYSLEVKAKICNKRGQIIDNVFNTTYGALKVISLIGQKYGSKVELTRGWAYVLQPTPELWTLMLPHRTQIIYSPDISLIIHLMELRPGSIVVETGTGSGSLSHSLIRAIRPSGHLYTFDFHEQRISIASAEFRKHGLSDFVTLKKNDVCLEGFGEELNHKVDSVFLDLPHPWLAIDHAIVVLKKTGKNFLGQTFLIMLC